In Musa acuminata AAA Group cultivar baxijiao chromosome BXJ2-3, Cavendish_Baxijiao_AAA, whole genome shotgun sequence, the following proteins share a genomic window:
- the LOC135606652 gene encoding adenylate isopentenyltransferase 5, chloroplastic-like codes for MVYKDKVVFILGTTGSGKSKLAIALAKSFRGEVVNSDKMQVYDGLGVITNKVTEEESGGVPHHLLGVVHPEADFTASDFRREATRAVESILGRGGLPIVAGGSNSYIEELVEGAGGEFRSRYDCCFLWVDVELPVLHEFVSSRVDKMVEQGLVKEARAAFRPDGDYSRGIWRSIGVSEMDGYFRSEDSAGNGEVKARMLEAAVDAIKANTCRLACCQLQKIRRFCAMGWDVHRIDATEFFQRRGRGSEEELWEEVVGEPGAAITRSFLASKKQNNELDATANAATF; via the coding sequence ATGGTGTACAAGGACAAGGTCGTCTTCATCCTTGGCACGACTGGGAGCGGCAAGTCCAAGCTCGCCATCGCTCTCGCTAAGAGCTTCCGTGGGGAAGTCGTCAACTCCGACAAGATGCAGGTGTACGACGGCCTCGGCGTGATCACCAATAAGGTGACCGAGGAGGAGTCCGGTGGCGTCCCCCACCACCTTCTTGGGGTAGTGCACCCGGAGGCGGACTTCACCGCTTCGGACTTCCGCCGCGAGGCCACGCGCGCGGTGGAGTCGATCCTCGGCCGCGGCGGCCTCCCCATCGTCGCCGGCGGGTCCAACTCGTACATCGAGGAGCTGGTCGAGGGGGCGGGCGGCGAGTTCCGGTCCCGCTACGACTGCTGCTTCCTGTGGGTGGACGTCGAGCTGCCGGTGCTCCACGAGTTCGTGTCGTCGCGGGTGGACAAGATGGTGGAGCAAGGGCTGGTGAAGGAGGCACGGGCGGCGTTCCGACCGGACGGGGACTACTCGAGAGGAATTTGGAGATCGATCGGCGTGTCGGAGATGGACGGCTACTTCCGCTCGGAGGACTCGGCAGGCAACGGGGAGGTGAAGGCGCGGATGCTGGAGGCCGCCGTGGACGCGATCAAGGCCAACACTTGCAGGCTGGCGTGCTGTCAGCTGCAGAAGATCCGGCGCTTCTGCGCGATGGGGTGGGACGTGCACCGAATCGATGCCACCGAGTTCTTCCAAAGGCGAGGGCGGGGGTCGGAGGAGGAGCTGTGGGAGGAGGTGGTGGGGGAGCCCGGCGCGGCCATCACAAGAAGCTTTTTGGCCTCCAAGAAGCAGAATAATGAGCTCGATGCCACTGCTAATGCTGCAACGTTCTAG
- the LOC103977723 gene encoding probable E3 ubiquitin-protein ligase LUL4, whose amino-acid sequence MGQSSSNWRRNDYHRQNPSFSYSSPPPGPNQSATSSSHLPISPPLPPPSQPPPPRSNYSTPYPMPSPPNPSTSYYHQSSSWTCRPQHPQHYGPGRSGGWWMPPPPPPPIHSPGMAGQPPALPPPPFVEQTKTVKNDVNVHKDSIRLVPDEQSPDHHLVSFTFDAMVDGSVTIYYFAKEGANATISSIYVDIYTPKGITFLKGLGQTFIQPSGSGIDLGFFDLDELSKPLEGDVFPLVIYAKSCRPSPSKDVHGIQSSSPAHAQITQAVIEKSNDGNFKVKVVKQILWVEDERYELQEIFGLSPVEAKISGGDDDDMGKECVICLSEPRDTTVLPCRHMCMCGECAKALRLQSNKCPICRQPVEQLMEIKVNTADP is encoded by the exons atgggCCAATCATCAAGCAATTGGAGAAGAAACGACTACCACCGTCAAAATCCCTCGTTCTCctactcctctcctcctcctggtCCGAACCAGTCCGCTACTTCTTCCTCTCATCTCCCGATATCTCCGCCGCTTCCACCGCCATCGCAGCCGCCGCCGCCTCGCTCCAACTATAGCACGCCCTACCCGATGCCTTCGCCCCCTAACCCTAGCACTTCTTATTACCACCAATCCAGCTCTTGGACGTGCCGGCCTCAGCACCCACAGCATTATGGCCCCGGTCGGAGCGGTGGTTGGTGGATGccaccgcctccgccgccgccgatcCACTCTCCCGGGATGGCTGGTCAGCCGCCGGCGCTGCCGCCGCCACCGTTCGTCGAGCAGACTAAGACGGTGAAGAACGATGTCAACGTGCATAAGGATTCGATACGGCTGGTGCCTGATGAGCAGAGCCCCGATCATCATCTGGTCTCTTTCACCTTTGACGCCATGGTCGATGGGAG TGTTACAATTTATTACTTCGCCAAGGAAGGGGCCAATGCCACTATCTCTTCTATATATGTGGATATATACACACCTAAAGGAATAACCTTTCTTAAGGGACTTGGACAGACATTCATCCAACCTTCAGGATCTGGTATTGACTTGGGATTCTTCGATTTGGATGAGCTCTCAAAGCCATTAGAAGGTGATGTCTTCCCTTTGGTAATATATGCCAAATCTTGCCGACCATCCCCATCCAAAGATGTTCATGGTATCCAATCTTCAAGTCCTGCTCATGCGCAGATCACTCAAGCTGTCATAGAGAAGAGTAATGATGGGAATTTTAAAGTCAAGGTAGTAAAGCAGATATTGTGGGTTGAAGACGAACGATATGAACTACAAGAAATCTTCGGCCTGAGCCCAGTTGAAGCAAAAattagtggtggagatgatgatgatATGGGAAAAGAATGCGTAATCTGTTTGTCAGAACCAAGAGATACCACTGTACTTCCTTGTAGGCACATG TGCATGTGTGGTGAGTGCGCGAAAGCATTAAGGCTGCAATCAAATAAATGTCCAATATGCCGTCAACCTGTTGAACAATTGATGGAGATTAAGGTCAATACCGCTGACCCATGA
- the LOC135607136 gene encoding glutamine synthetase leaf isozyme, chloroplastic-like, which produces MAKMMVSPMQCQMGFPSNSLQGRPMITSKMWNSLLLNAQRPKTRRGISAFKVLAVKSENGVVSRLEDLLNLDTTPFTDKIIAEYIWIGGTGIDIRSKSRTISKPVEHASELPKWNYDGSSTGQAPGEDSEVILYPQAIFKDPFRGGNNILVICDSYTPSGEPIPTNKRHRAAQIFSDQKVIDEVPWYGIEQEYTLLQTNVQWPLGWPVGGYPGPQGPYYCAVGADKTFGRDISDAHYKACLYAGINISGTNGEVMPGQWEYQVGPSVGIEAGDHIWCSRYILERITEQAGVVLSLDPKPIEGDWNGAGCHTNYSTKTMREEGGYEVIKKAILNLSLRHMDHISAYGEGNERRLTGKHETANINTFSWGVANRGCSIRVGRDTEKQGKGYLEDRRPASNMDPYVVISLLAETTILWQPTLEAEARAAKELQLQV; this is translated from the exons ATGGCTAAGATGATGGTCTCCCCCATGCAATGCCAAATGGGATTCCCAAGCAACTCACTTCAGGGAAGGCCCATGATAACATCAAAGATGTGGAATTCTCTACTGTTAAATGCCCAAAGGCCTAAGACCCGAAGAGGAATTTCTGCATTCAAAGTGCTTGCTGTCAAGTCTGAAAATGGTGTTGTATCAAGGTTGGAGGACCTACTTAACTTGGACACAACCCCGTTCACTGATAAAATCATTGCAGAGTACATCTG GATTGGAGGAACTGGCATTGACATCAGAAGCAAATCACGG aCAATATCAAAGCCTGTGGAGCACGCATCAGAGCTACCAAAATGGAACTATGATGGATCAAGCACCGGACAAGCTCCTGGAGAAGACAGTGAAGTCATTCTATA TCCTCAGGCTATTTTTAAAGACCCTTTTCGAGGAGGAAACAACATCTTG GTAATTTGTGATTCATATACCCCAAGTGGAGAGCCCATACCTACCAACAAGAGACATAGAGCTGCTCAGATATTTAGTGACCAAAAGGTCATTGATGAAGTGCCTTG GTATGGAATAGAACAGGAGTATACCTTACTCCAAACAAATGTGCAGTGGCCTCTTGGCTGGCCTGTGGGGGGATACCCAGGTCCTCAG GGGCCATACTACTGTGCAGTGGGTGCAGATAAAACATTTGGTCGTGATATTTCGGATGCTCATTACAAGGCATGTTTGTATGCTGGAATCAACATAAGTGGCACTAATGGGGAGGTTATGCCTGGACAG TGGGAATATCAAGTTGGACCAAGTGTAGGAATTGAAGCAGGAGATCATATATGGTGTTCAAGATACATTCTTGAG AGAATCACAGAGCAAGCAGGTGTTGTACTCTCCCTCGATCCAAAACCAATAGAG GGTGACTGGAATGGTGCAGGTTGTCACACCAATTACAG CACCAAGACAATGAGAGAAGAGGGTGGGTATGAAGTGATAAAGAAGGCAATCCTCAATCTATCACTCAGGCACATGGATCACATCAGTGCATATGGAGAAGGAAATGAACGCCGGTTGACTGGGAAACATGAGACGGCAAACATAAACACCTTCTCCTGG GGAGTGGCGAATCGTGGCTGTTCAATTCGCGTGGGGCGTGACACAGAGAAACAAGGCAAAG GATACCTGGAAGATCGTCGTCCGGCTTCAAACATGGATCCCTATGTGGTGATATCTCTTCTGGCTGAAACCACAATTCTTTG
- the LOC103977725 gene encoding uncharacterized protein LOC103977725: MWAASCLASCCATCTCGLCTSVAAGISRRSARLGYCGLFALSLIISWILREVAAPLLEKIPWINNFTHAPPKEWFQTNAVLRVSLGNFLFFAIFALLMIGVKDQNDKRDSWHHGGWIVKIIIWALLIVLMFFLPNIVITIYETLSKFGSGFFLLVQVVILLDFTHTWNDAWVEKDEQKWYVALLSITVVCYLATYAFSGVLFMWFNPSGHDCGLNVFFIVMTMILAFVFAIVALHPQVNGSLLPSSVISIYCAYLCYSGLSSEPRDYACNGLHNHVKQVSTGTLVLGMLTTVLSVVYSAVRAGSSTTFLSPPSSPKSGSRSPLLEAGDAESGKPEKKENEARPVSYSYTFFHLIFALASMYSAMLLTGWSGSISESSELIDVGWTSVWVRICTEWATAALYIWTLVAPLILPDREFY, from the exons ATGTGGGCTGCATCGTGTCTGGCGTCCTGCTGCGCGACCTGCACCTGCGGGCTCTGCACCTCCGTCGCCGCCGGTATCTCCCGCCGTTCCGCCCGCCTCGGCTACTGCGGCCTCTTCGCCCTTTCCCTCATAATCTCCTGGATCCTCCGCGAGGTCGCCGCCCCCCTTCTCGAGAAGATCCCAT GGATAAATAATTTCACCCATGCCCCACCAAAAGAATGGTTTCAGACCAATGCTGTCCTTCGTGTCAGTCTAGGGAATTTCTTGTTCTTTGCAATATTTGCTCTGCTTATGATTGGTGTCAAGGACCAGAATGACAAACGAGATTCATGGCACCATGGTGGATGGATCGTGAAAATTATTATCTGGGCACTGCTCATTGTTCTTATGTTTTTCCTTCCAAACATAGTCATTACAATCTATG aaacattgtcaaaatttggttctGGTTTTTTTCTTTTGGTTCAAGTGGTCATACTTCTCGATTTTACGCACACATGGAATGATGCATGGGTCGAGAAAGATGAGCAGAAATG GTATGTTGCTTTGCTGTCTATAACAGTAGTGTGCTACCTAGCAACATATGCATTCTCGGGAGTGCTCTTCATGTGGTTCAACCCCTCTGGTCATGACTGTGGTCTCAATGTTTTCTTTATCGTCATGACAATGATTCTTGCTTTTGTCTTTGCTATTGTTGCACTACACCCTCAG GTGAACGGGAGCCTCTTGCCTTCCTCTGTAATCTCAATTTATTGTGCATACCTATGTTACAGTGGTCTTTCGAGTGAGCCGAGAGACTATGCATGCAATGGTCTTCATAATCATGTGAAACAAGTTTCCACTGGTACGCTGGTTCTCGGAATGCTCACAACAGTTCTCTCTGTTGTCTATTCTGCTGTTCGGGCAGGATCGTCTACTACTTTTCTATCACCGCCATCTTCTCCAAAATCAG GTTCGAGAAGTCCACTGCTCGAAGCTGGTGATGCAGAATCAGGAAAaccagaaaagaaagaaaatgaagcaCGGCCAGTTAGCTATTCATACACGTTCTTCCACCTTATCTTTGCCCTAGCCAGTATGTACTCAGCCATGCTTCTCACTGGATGGAGTGGTTCAATCTCTGAAAGCTCAGAGCTGATTGATGTCGGATGGACATCGGTATGGGTGCGGATCTGCACCGAGTGGGCTACTGCTGCCCTATATATCTGGACTCTGGTTGCTCCTTTGATCTTGCCCGACCGTGAATTCTACTAA